In Candidatus Saccharibacteria bacterium oral taxon 488, one DNA window encodes the following:
- the rpsD gene encoding 30S ribosomal protein S4, with the protein MARDNSPIVKQSRREGYALHPKAHKVLARKSGIPGQHAHGRQSKPSLYATQLREKQKVRRLYGLVEKQFARLMNEATRAQEGLAGENLLKLLERRLDNVVYRSGFAVSRRAARQLVSHGHFELNGRRVDIPSIRVKAGDVITVRPKSTKSEYFTHIDDVINNSIQGPLSWLKSDSKKLKIEVTGLPKREEAEADINEQLIVEYYSR; encoded by the coding sequence ATGGCACGAGATAATTCACCGATTGTCAAGCAAAGCCGCCGCGAAGGTTATGCGCTTCATCCAAAAGCACATAAAGTTTTGGCACGGAAATCTGGCATTCCAGGTCAGCACGCCCACGGCCGCCAAAGTAAGCCAAGCCTGTATGCTACGCAGCTGCGCGAAAAGCAAAAGGTTCGCCGTCTGTATGGTTTGGTGGAAAAGCAATTTGCGCGGTTGATGAACGAGGCAACGCGCGCCCAAGAAGGTTTGGCAGGCGAAAACCTGTTGAAACTGTTGGAGCGCCGCCTGGACAACGTGGTGTATCGCTCTGGGTTCGCCGTATCGCGCCGCGCTGCTCGCCAGCTCGTCAGCCACGGCCACTTTGAATTAAACGGCCGCCGCGTCGATATCCCATCGATTCGTGTTAAGGCTGGCGATGTTATCACCGTTCGCCCAAAGAGCACCAAATCTGAATACTTCACGCACATCGACGATGTGATCAATAATTCAATCCAAGGCCCGCTGAGCTGGCTGAAGAGCGATAGCAAGAAGCTGAAGATTGAAGTGACTGGTTTGCCGAAGCGCGAGGAAGCGGAAGCTGACATCAACGAGCAATTAATTGTTGAGTATTACTCACGATAA
- the rpsK gene encoding 30S ribosomal protein S11 codes for MADAKSTKKKQRRSVPAGQLHIQATFNNTIVTFSDKKGNVLTASSAGACGFRGSKKGTAYASQVAAEKAAEAAKTQYGLKSVDVFVKGVGLGRDAAIRAVGAFDISVESIKDVTGVPHGGVRPRKARRA; via the coding sequence ATGGCAGACGCAAAATCTACCAAGAAAAAGCAGCGCCGATCAGTCCCAGCTGGTCAGCTGCATATTCAAGCAACATTTAACAACACTATTGTTACCTTTTCTGACAAGAAGGGTAACGTGTTGACCGCTTCATCGGCTGGTGCATGTGGTTTCCGTGGTAGCAAAAAAGGCACCGCCTATGCTTCACAGGTTGCTGCTGAAAAAGCTGCTGAAGCTGCGAAAACTCAATATGGTTTGAAATCAGTTGACGTTTTCGTCAAAGGTGTCGGCCTGGGCCGTGATGCCGCTATTCGTGCGGTTGGCGCTTTCGACATCTCAGTAGAAAGCATTAAGGACGTAACTGGCGTGCCTCACGGCGGTGTTCGTCCACGGAAGGCACGGAGGGCATAA
- the rpsM gene encoding 30S ribosomal protein S13 yields MARIAGVVIPTEKQVQIALTYIYGIGPKHASSILAAAKIEPTTRVKDLTEAEENKIREIIDSEYTVEGDLQRLVTNNIKRLKDINAYRGLRHKAGLPTRGQRTRTNARTRKGRAIAVGGTQPKAASKT; encoded by the coding sequence ATGGCTCGAATTGCTGGGGTAGTTATCCCAACAGAGAAGCAGGTACAAATCGCGCTCACCTATATTTATGGGATTGGGCCAAAGCACGCTTCGAGCATCCTTGCGGCGGCTAAGATTGAGCCGACCACTCGGGTGAAAGATCTCACCGAGGCTGAAGAAAACAAGATTCGCGAAATTATCGACAGCGAATACACCGTTGAGGGTGATCTCCAGCGCTTGGTGACGAATAATATTAAGCGCTTGAAGGATATCAACGCCTATCGCGGTCTTCGCCATAAAGCAGGACTGCCGACACGCGGACAGCGGACTCGTACGAATGCACGAACTCGCAAGGGTCGCGCCATCGCCGTGGGCGGTACACAACCAAAAGCAGCAAGTAAGACCTAA
- the rpmJ gene encoding 50S ribosomal protein L36: MKVRASVKKIDKDPKKGDKLVRRKGRLYVINKRKPKNKQRQG; the protein is encoded by the coding sequence ATGAAAGTTCGTGCAAGTGTCAAGAAGATCGACAAAGATCCCAAGAAAGGTGACAAGCTAGTGCGCCGCAAAGGCCGCCTATACGTCATCAACAAACGAAAACCTAAGAACAAGCAAAGGCAGGGTTAA
- the infA gene encoding translation initiation factor IF-1 — MASQKEVIKMIGKVVEALPNTQFRVELENGHSIIAHISGRMRKNYIRLVPGDRVEVEMTPYDLTKGRIVFRLKEERPAHVARNTRRSS, encoded by the coding sequence ATGGCGAGTCAAAAGGAAGTCATCAAGATGATTGGTAAGGTGGTGGAAGCACTGCCTAATACCCAATTTCGGGTGGAACTGGAGAATGGCCATAGTATCATCGCGCACATTTCGGGACGGATGCGCAAGAATTACATCCGCCTGGTGCCTGGTGATAGGGTGGAAGTCGAGATGACTCCTTACGATCTCACAAAGGGTCGCATCGTCTTTCGCCTCAAGGAGGAGCGACCAGCGCACGTGGCTCGAAACACGCGGCGCTCGTCATAA
- the secY gene encoding preprotein translocase subunit SecY, producing the protein MMSWKTVWRSLKNKDMQKRLAIVVGIIVVYRMLAHIPVPLANPTQMKTALAAALGQTDLGGFLNLLSGGALASFSLVLVGLSPFITASIITQLLTKAIPKLEELHKDGESGRRKIQQWTRRLTIPLAIVQSIAFIFLLRQTVLAGGTTTLSDPTMLEWTVGVTAMTAGSVLLMWLGELITEQGIGNGISILIFAGIISQIPQMLGSLISSLGNTSAGGLNVFNWFTLPVNPTVFWLVVIMAIASLIVLYFLVKINEAQRVITINYAKRIHGNSSYGGIKSILPVKLIAAGVIPVIFAVAFLSLPQFIGQVMKASGNPNLQNTANTLITWFQAPNPGSFTGSTWEAFIYPTLYFLLVIAFTYFYTGIVFNANEIAENLQKQGGFIEGVRPGEQTEKYLMRTVNRLILFGSIVLGIIAILPFVAEYLMYHLAAIRGSRLSIGGTGLLIVVSVGLESLRQLNSRALMVTYDDFDPDELTKKKSKKRRSSLL; encoded by the coding sequence ATGATGAGTTGGAAGACCGTGTGGCGGTCGCTGAAAAATAAAGATATGCAGAAACGCCTGGCCATTGTGGTGGGAATTATTGTGGTGTATCGAATGCTGGCGCATATTCCGGTGCCGCTGGCGAATCCGACACAGATGAAGACGGCACTGGCGGCCGCACTGGGGCAGACCGACCTCGGTGGATTCTTGAACTTGCTTTCGGGTGGCGCGCTGGCGAGCTTTTCACTCGTGCTGGTTGGGCTCAGTCCATTCATTACCGCTAGTATCATCACTCAGCTCCTCACCAAGGCCATCCCAAAGCTCGAGGAGCTACACAAGGACGGCGAATCAGGCAGGCGCAAGATTCAGCAGTGGACGCGGCGGCTGACCATCCCACTGGCTATCGTCCAGTCGATCGCCTTTATATTCCTCTTGCGCCAGACCGTGCTGGCCGGCGGTACGACCACGCTGAGCGACCCGACCATGCTTGAGTGGACAGTTGGCGTGACAGCCATGACTGCCGGTTCGGTACTTTTGATGTGGCTGGGTGAATTGATCACCGAGCAGGGTATCGGCAATGGTATTTCGATCTTGATTTTCGCTGGTATCATCAGCCAGATCCCGCAGATGCTGGGCTCACTCATCTCGTCGCTCGGCAACACCTCGGCTGGCGGACTGAACGTCTTTAACTGGTTTACCTTGCCAGTGAATCCAACCGTCTTTTGGCTGGTGGTGATCATGGCTATCGCCTCACTCATCGTTCTCTACTTCTTGGTGAAAATTAACGAAGCCCAGCGCGTCATCACTATCAACTATGCCAAGCGCATCCATGGCAACTCCAGCTACGGCGGCATCAAGAGCATCCTGCCGGTCAAGCTAATCGCTGCTGGCGTCATCCCGGTCATCTTTGCCGTTGCCTTCCTCAGCTTGCCGCAATTCATCGGCCAAGTCATGAAGGCCTCAGGCAATCCAAACTTGCAAAACACCGCCAACACCCTGATCACGTGGTTTCAGGCACCCAACCCGGGCTCCTTTACCGGCAGCACCTGGGAGGCATTCATTTACCCGACGCTGTATTTCCTCCTGGTTATTGCCTTTACCTATTTCTACACCGGGATCGTCTTTAACGCCAACGAAATCGCTGAGAACTTGCAAAAGCAGGGCGGCTTTATCGAGGGTGTTCGGCCCGGTGAACAAACCGAAAAGTATCTGATGCGCACCGTCAATCGCTTGATTTTGTTCGGCTCAATCGTTCTTGGTATCATTGCTATCTTGCCGTTTGTCGCTGAATATTTGATGTATCACCTGGCGGCAATCCGCGGCTCGCGTCTGTCGATCGGTGGTACCGGGCTGCTCATCGTGGTCTCGGTCGGCCTCGAGTCACTGCGCCAGCTCAACTCGCGCGCTCTGATGGTTACCTATGACGACTTTGACCCAGACGAACTGACCAAGAAAAAGTCGAAAAAACGACGCTCGTCCCTCTTGTAA
- the rplO gene encoding 50S ribosomal protein L15, whose translation MKYNDLQVSANKNKKRVGRGIAAGQGKTAGRGTKGQNARTGKKLRAMFQGGQRPLAQAVPKARGFKSLRTPAQVVYLDHLNAFDGKTVDNALLFTEGYIATPFHTVKVIARGELKAKVDLKVQAASASVVKAIEKAGGSFEKVATPLRQSTKDVEESDK comes from the coding sequence ATGAAATACAACGATCTCCAAGTTTCAGCAAACAAGAATAAAAAGCGTGTTGGCCGCGGTATCGCTGCTGGCCAGGGTAAAACCGCTGGTCGTGGTACCAAAGGTCAGAACGCCCGCACTGGTAAAAAGCTTCGCGCCATGTTCCAGGGTGGTCAGCGCCCATTGGCTCAGGCTGTGCCAAAAGCTCGTGGTTTCAAGAGCTTGCGCACGCCAGCTCAGGTAGTCTACCTCGACCACTTGAATGCCTTTGACGGTAAAACCGTTGACAACGCGCTGCTGTTTACCGAAGGCTACATCGCGACACCGTTCCACACGGTCAAGGTGATTGCCCGCGGTGAATTGAAAGCTAAGGTTGACTTGAAAGTACAAGCTGCTTCCGCTTCGGTCGTTAAAGCGATTGAAAAAGCTGGCGGCTCATTTGAGAAAGTCGCAACGCCTTTGCGCCAAAGCACAAAAGACGTTGAGGAGAGCGATAAGTAA
- the rpsE gene encoding 30S ribosomal protein S5: MAEQAANTTPRAEGRRPRSPRGGRRDDRRNVRDDAPKEFEELVINIDRVSRVVKGGRRFRFKALVVVGNRKDKVGVGVAKGADVQAAVAKATSVAKKHLIALPLNGETIPHDSEVKFSGARVLIKPAAPGTGIIAGGVVRQIIGVTGVRNLLTKSLGSTNKVNIAYATIEALKSLVPREEWLNSQPVKKAAKKEAK; encoded by the coding sequence ATGGCAGAACAAGCTGCAAATACTACCCCACGCGCAGAAGGCCGTCGGCCTCGCAGTCCGCGTGGTGGTCGCCGCGATGACCGGCGAAATGTGCGCGATGACGCACCAAAAGAGTTTGAAGAATTGGTAATCAACATTGACCGCGTGAGCCGCGTGGTAAAGGGTGGCCGCCGTTTCCGCTTTAAGGCGTTGGTAGTTGTCGGTAACCGCAAGGATAAGGTTGGTGTTGGCGTAGCCAAAGGTGCCGACGTGCAAGCTGCCGTCGCTAAGGCAACCTCAGTTGCTAAGAAGCACTTGATCGCCTTGCCACTGAACGGCGAGACCATTCCACACGACAGCGAAGTTAAGTTCTCAGGTGCCCGAGTGCTAATCAAGCCAGCTGCTCCTGGTACCGGTATTATCGCTGGTGGTGTAGTGCGACAGATCATCGGCGTAACTGGTGTTCGCAACCTGCTCACCAAGTCGCTTGGTTCAACCAACAAGGTGAACATAGCCTACGCAACCATTGAAGCATTGAAATCACTAGTTCCGCGCGAAGAATGGCTCAACTCTCAGCCAGTCAAAAAAGCTGCTAAAAAGGAGGCTAAGTAA
- a CDS encoding 50S ribosomal protein L18: MAENKKLLNRALRKNRVRAKVSGTAERPRLTVTISNMHVSVQLIDDVAGKTLAAATTVGTKAKGTMSEKCATIGTEIAKKAKKSKISAVVFDRNGRQYAGRLKALADAARQEGLEF, from the coding sequence ATGGCTGAAAACAAGAAATTACTCAACCGCGCTCTCCGTAAAAACCGCGTTCGCGCGAAAGTTTCAGGCACTGCAGAGCGCCCACGCCTGACGGTTACCATCAGCAATATGCACGTCAGTGTTCAGCTGATCGACGACGTCGCTGGCAAGACATTGGCTGCCGCAACCACCGTTGGCACCAAAGCAAAAGGTACGATGAGCGAAAAATGCGCTACCATCGGTACTGAAATTGCCAAGAAAGCAAAGAAAAGTAAAATTAGCGCAGTGGTCTTTGACCGCAACGGCCGCCAGTACGCTGGTCGCTTGAAGGCATTGGCTGATGCTGCGCGCCAAGAAGGATTGGAGTTCTAG
- the rplF gene encoding 50S ribosomal protein L6, which yields MSRIGKLPVVIPAGVTITVDSGDVVVKGPKGELTQFITPAVEVKVEDGQVTVHPKDESKTARAQHGLMRALINNMVIGVTKGYEKRLEVNGVGFRVSSSNNELEMALGFSHPVKYKAPEGITVTNEKMTIIVSGINKQQVGQVAAEIRALKKPEPYKGKGIKYADEQILRKAGKTGK from the coding sequence CTGAGTCGAATCGGAAAACTGCCGGTGGTTATTCCGGCCGGTGTGACAATCACGGTTGACTCTGGCGATGTGGTCGTAAAGGGCCCGAAAGGTGAATTGACACAATTCATCACGCCAGCAGTTGAGGTGAAAGTCGAAGACGGACAGGTCACGGTTCATCCGAAGGATGAGTCCAAAACTGCTCGCGCCCAGCACGGTCTGATGCGCGCGCTGATCAACAACATGGTAATCGGCGTAACCAAGGGCTACGAGAAGCGCCTCGAGGTCAATGGTGTCGGTTTCCGCGTGAGCTCCAGCAACAATGAGCTGGAAATGGCGCTCGGGTTTTCACACCCAGTCAAATACAAAGCCCCAGAGGGCATCACCGTTACCAATGAAAAGATGACCATTATCGTCAGCGGTATCAATAAACAGCAAGTCGGCCAAGTCGCTGCGGAAATCCGCGCGCTGAAGAAGCCTGAACCATACAAGGGCAAGGGCATCAAGTATGCTGACGAGCAGATTTTGCGCAAAGCAGGAAAGACAGGTAAGTAA
- a CDS encoding RDD family protein — MRQNNPIPFTARIKELCIDWLVISAYLLCLFAVSIACYFMTLGGIPTFSELHSQLIATFASVLVVVALFTYLDFKGGSIGKRTAGLEVYFTHRSFSRSFVRNGIKFLPWQIGHMAVIHGVYTEFDTMSIVLSIVSCTLLVIMFLMGTIRRDRRHLGDMLAGTQVQLAKREQE; from the coding sequence ATGCGGCAGAATAACCCCATCCCATTCACCGCCCGAATCAAAGAATTATGTATTGATTGGCTAGTCATCAGCGCTTATCTACTCTGTCTTTTTGCCGTGTCGATAGCCTGCTATTTTATGACGCTTGGTGGCATCCCGACCTTTTCTGAGTTGCACAGTCAACTCATCGCTACGTTTGCGTCAGTTTTGGTTGTCGTCGCACTATTTACCTATCTTGACTTCAAAGGCGGTAGCATCGGCAAGCGCACCGCCGGGCTAGAGGTTTATTTTACACATAGAAGCTTTAGCCGCAGCTTCGTTCGTAATGGTATCAAATTTCTCCCTTGGCAAATCGGCCATATGGCTGTCATTCACGGAGTGTATACCGAGTTTGATACAATGAGTATTGTATTGTCAATTGTCTCCTGTACTCTCTTGGTCATCATGTTCTTGATGGGTACTATACGCCGCGACCGTCGACACCTCGGGGATATGCTGGCAGGGACACAGGTGCAATTAGCAAAGCGCGAGCAGGAGTAG
- the rpsH gene encoding 30S ribosomal protein S8, protein MSMQTTDPIADLLTRIRNAKLVGKTEVRVPSSKMKKVIAEQLVKNGYLADVKLEDAKPRGVLVVTINEEGTNSTINEITRVSKPGRRVYVGASEIPKVKSGRGLVLISTSKGVMTGAEAAKAKLGGELLLKVY, encoded by the coding sequence ATGTCTATGCAAACTACAGACCCAATCGCCGACCTTCTGACGCGCATTCGCAATGCGAAACTGGTTGGCAAGACGGAAGTTCGTGTTCCGTCCAGCAAGATGAAAAAAGTCATCGCTGAACAATTAGTCAAAAACGGCTACCTCGCAGATGTTAAACTAGAGGATGCCAAGCCTCGTGGCGTGCTGGTCGTGACCATCAACGAAGAGGGTACTAACAGCACCATCAACGAGATCACCCGTGTTTCAAAGCCAGGTCGTCGCGTTTACGTCGGCGCTAGCGAGATTCCAAAGGTGAAAAGCGGCCGCGGTTTGGTACTCATCTCAACCTCAAAAGGTGTCATGACTGGCGCCGAGGCAGCCAAGGCTAAACTTGGTGGTGAGTTGCTACTAAAGGTGTACTAA
- the rpsN gene encoding 30S ribosomal protein S14 has product MAKKSMVARDKKRLKMIAKYAAKRAELKELGDLDGLQKLPRNSSPTRHKNRDSISGRPRGYMRQFGLSRINFREKAAKGEIPGITKSSW; this is encoded by the coding sequence ATGGCTAAGAAATCAATGGTCGCTCGCGACAAAAAGCGTCTGAAGATGATCGCAAAATACGCTGCGAAGCGCGCTGAGCTCAAAGAACTTGGCGACCTCGACGGTTTGCAGAAATTGCCTCGCAACTCGAGCCCAACCCGGCACAAGAACCGCGACAGCATTTCCGGTCGTCCACGTGGCTACATGCGCCAGTTTGGCCTGAGCCGCATCAATTTCCGCGAAAAAGCAGCCAAGGGCGAAATCCCAGGCATAACAAAGAGTAGTTGGTAA
- the rplE gene encoding 50S ribosomal protein L5 yields the protein MAEKKTVVPAPRLKALYQEKYLKELQAELDLKNVHQVPALEKIIVSVGTGKKKDDKRHFEIVKNTVAKITGQAPVARQAKKSIAGFSIRKGMGAPIGVSVTLRGARMYEFMDRLINVALPRVRDFHGVGLKFDKGGNYNLGIIEQSIFPELTFEETQILHGLQVTFVIKNGNKEASKALLEKFGMPFEKKGGVR from the coding sequence ATGGCAGAGAAGAAAACCGTCGTGCCAGCTCCTCGCTTGAAAGCCTTGTACCAGGAGAAATACCTGAAGGAACTGCAAGCCGAACTAGATCTAAAGAACGTGCACCAAGTGCCAGCTTTGGAAAAGATCATCGTGAGCGTTGGCACCGGCAAAAAGAAAGATGACAAGCGTCATTTTGAAATTGTCAAAAATACCGTTGCAAAGATCACCGGTCAGGCACCAGTTGCCCGCCAGGCAAAGAAGTCAATCGCCGGCTTTAGCATCCGTAAAGGTATGGGCGCGCCAATTGGCGTCAGTGTAACCCTACGTGGTGCTCGGATGTACGAGTTCATGGATCGCTTGATTAACGTGGCACTCCCACGCGTCCGCGACTTCCACGGCGTTGGCCTGAAATTCGACAAGGGTGGTAACTACAACCTAGGCATCATCGAGCAGTCAATTTTCCCAGAACTGACGTTTGAGGAAACACAGATTTTGCACGGGTTGCAGGTAACATTTGTCATCAAGAACGGCAACAAAGAAGCATCAAAAGCTTTGCTGGAGAAATTTGGCATGCCGTTTGAGAAGAAAGGAGGCGTCAGGTAA
- the rplX gene encoding 50S ribosomal protein L24 produces the protein MARIHKDDTVKIIAGKNKGTTGKVLKVNTKDQTVLVEGVGVGRRHVKPSQYNPKGGKKDIHVPMDISKVALVVDEKSGKTSRVGLVKNADGGKTRVARQAKNKEIK, from the coding sequence ATGGCTCGTATTCATAAAGATGACACCGTAAAAATTATCGCTGGTAAGAACAAGGGCACGACTGGTAAAGTTCTGAAAGTTAACACCAAAGATCAGACTGTTTTGGTCGAAGGTGTTGGCGTCGGGCGCCGCCACGTCAAGCCAAGCCAGTACAATCCAAAAGGCGGCAAGAAAGACATCCACGTACCGATGGATATCAGCAAAGTCGCGCTGGTTGTTGACGAAAAGTCAGGCAAAACCAGCCGGGTTGGTTTAGTAAAGAACGCTGACGGCGGCAAAACTCGCGTCGCTCGCCAAGCAAAAAATAAGGAGATTAAATAA
- the rplN gene encoding 50S ribosomal protein L14 yields the protein MIQQESRLKVADNSGAKEVLCIRVLGGTRRRYARVGDVIVCSVKDASPTGNVKKKSVVKAVVVRTRDQIHRKDGSTICFDDNAVVIINDDKQPKATRVFGPVPRELRDMGYMKIVSLAPEVL from the coding sequence ATGATCCAACAAGAATCTCGCCTCAAGGTAGCTGACAACTCGGGTGCCAAAGAAGTATTGTGCATCCGCGTCCTCGGTGGTACCCGCCGCCGCTACGCTCGTGTTGGTGACGTGATCGTCTGTTCAGTCAAAGACGCCAGCCCAACCGGCAACGTCAAAAAGAAATCTGTCGTCAAGGCTGTAGTGGTTCGCACCCGCGACCAAATCCACCGCAAGGACGGCTCGACCATTTGCTTTGATGACAACGCCGTGGTGATTATCAACGATGACAAGCAGCCAAAAGCTACCCGTGTCTTCGGCCCAGTACCACGCGAACTACGCGACATGGGTTACATGAAGATCGTAAGCTTGGCTCCGGAGGTACTCTAA
- the rpsQ gene encoding 30S ribosomal protein S17, with translation MARRTLIGVVTSAKRDKTITVTVTSRETHPLYGKQYTVTRKYTAHDETNEAGEGDKVQIEETRPISKTKSFTLVKVIEKSRGSIKLKAEVSGEAEEETKEDDK, from the coding sequence ATGGCCCGACGAACACTGATTGGCGTCGTAACGAGTGCCAAGCGCGACAAGACCATCACTGTGACGGTCACCAGCCGCGAAACGCATCCGCTCTACGGCAAACAGTACACCGTGACTCGCAAATACACTGCTCATGATGAGACCAATGAAGCAGGCGAAGGCGACAAGGTGCAAATCGAAGAGACTCGCCCAATTTCCAAGACCAAGAGCTTTACACTGGTCAAGGTGATTGAAAAGTCTCGCGGTTCTATCAAACTAAAGGCTGAAGTTTCTGGCGAAGCTGAGGAAGAGACCAAGGAGGATGACAAATGA
- the rpmC gene encoding 50S ribosomal protein L29, with protein MAETKKPTKAAVVKTIDDLKKELAEKRHDLLQAKRSHAAGELVNPKALCSLRKDIARLLTQLNEKESK; from the coding sequence ATGGCTGAAACAAAGAAACCTACAAAAGCAGCAGTTGTAAAGACGATTGATGATTTGAAGAAGGAACTCGCCGAAAAGCGACATGACCTGCTTCAAGCAAAACGTTCTCACGCTGCTGGCGAATTAGTTAATCCAAAAGCGCTGTGTTCACTCCGCAAGGATATCGCACGCCTGCTGACACAACTTAACGAAAAGGAGAGCAAGTAA
- the rplP gene encoding 50S ribosomal protein L16, translated as MLLPKKTKHRKVRIGKNRGNATRGNYIAFGDFALQSQSNERINSRQIESARQAMTRYIKRGGKIWIRIFPHTPVTRKPLGLKMGGGKGNPEFFVAKVKAGTVMFEMQGVSEEVAREAMRLASHKLPVKCKFIKREDA; from the coding sequence ATGCTGTTACCAAAGAAAACCAAGCACCGCAAAGTGCGCATCGGTAAAAACCGTGGTAATGCAACCCGTGGTAATTACATCGCGTTCGGCGACTTTGCACTGCAATCACAATCAAACGAGCGCATCAACTCTCGCCAAATCGAGTCTGCTCGTCAGGCAATGACCCGCTACATCAAGCGTGGTGGTAAGATTTGGATCCGGATTTTCCCGCACACCCCAGTTACTCGCAAGCCACTTGGTTTGAAGATGGGTGGTGGTAAAGGTAATCCAGAGTTCTTTGTTGCCAAGGTAAAGGCCGGCACGGTGATGTTTGAAATGCAGGGCGTTTCTGAGGAAGTAGCCCGCGAAGCAATGCGCCTGGCGAGCCACAAACTACCAGTCAAATGTAAGTTCATCAAACGGGAGGACGCATAA
- the rpsC gene encoding 30S ribosomal protein S3, whose translation MGQKVNPINFRLQVHKNWSSRWFTANKKEFAEAIRQDHEIRELIEKKFASRPTINRIEIERSANLITVTIHTAKAGVVIGRGGAGVNELKKQVEKIVGSPVRINIEEVRRPELAAKLVAENIARQLERRINFRRATKMTAQNTMSAGAKGIRIEVAGRLNGAEMARREKVIEGSVPLHTLRADIDFHCARAQTPAGIIGVKVWIYKGERSR comes from the coding sequence ATGGGTCAAAAAGTGAATCCAATCAACTTCCGCCTACAAGTTCACAAGAACTGGAGCTCTCGTTGGTTTACGGCCAATAAGAAAGAGTTCGCGGAGGCAATTCGCCAGGATCACGAAATCCGCGAATTGATTGAGAAGAAATTTGCCTCACGCCCAACCATCAATCGCATTGAGATTGAGCGGAGTGCCAACTTGATCACGGTAACCATTCACACAGCAAAAGCTGGTGTGGTGATCGGCCGTGGCGGTGCAGGCGTGAATGAATTGAAAAAGCAAGTTGAGAAAATTGTCGGGTCACCTGTTCGCATCAACATCGAAGAAGTGCGCCGACCGGAACTAGCAGCTAAATTGGTGGCAGAGAACATCGCTCGCCAGCTGGAACGCCGTATCAACTTCCGCCGGGCAACCAAAATGACCGCACAAAACACCATGAGTGCTGGCGCTAAAGGCATCCGCATCGAGGTGGCTGGTCGTTTGAACGGTGCTGAAATGGCACGCCGCGAAAAGGTGATCGAAGGCTCAGTGCCGCTACACACCCTTCGCGCTGATATTGACTTCCACTGCGCTCGCGCCCAGACACCAGCTGGTATCATCGGCGTGAAAGTGTGGATTTATAAGGGAGAAAGGAGTCGCTAA
- the rplV gene encoding 50S ribosomal protein L22, with protein sequence MADTTYTVRAYAKGVDQTPRKVSLVAALVRGRTVADALVILEHVPKRAALPVKKAIDSAKANAINNHGLDAKSLVITTLSVTTGTRLRRFKPASRGRALPFQKKTSNILVEVTGTERPKKAPAKKPETKAKAETKPAKPVAKKAAETTAKKEEK encoded by the coding sequence ATGGCTGATACTACGTATACTGTTCGCGCTTACGCCAAAGGTGTTGACCAAACACCACGCAAGGTCAGCCTGGTGGCTGCGCTGGTACGTGGCCGCACCGTCGCTGATGCATTGGTTATCTTGGAACACGTGCCAAAACGCGCTGCTTTGCCAGTCAAAAAGGCAATCGACAGCGCCAAGGCAAATGCCATCAACAACCACGGTTTGGACGCCAAAAGCTTGGTAATTACCACCTTGAGCGTTACCACTGGTACGCGTCTACGCCGCTTTAAGCCAGCGTCACGCGGCCGCGCTTTGCCGTTCCAGAAAAAGACCTCAAACATCTTGGTTGAAGTAACTGGTACCGAGAGGCCAAAGAAAGCGCCTGCGAAGAAACCAGAGACCAAGGCTAAAGCAGAGACCAAACCTGCCAAGCCTGTAGCGAAAAAAGCCGCCGAAACCACGGCAAAAAAGGAGGAAAAGTAA